From the genome of Hymenobacter cellulosilyticus, one region includes:
- a CDS encoding class I SAM-dependent methyltransferase, whose amino-acid sequence MKTCHPKAMLLALFLLSGSYSWSQTAAPATAPATSKALPKLPPPPTLPANATAAQKEEYQRQTADYERRRWNYVLTDSAARVRVLNEAPNTLLVESVKNHPVGTALDVGMGEGRNALYLAQLGWQVTGVDIADEALAYAQKKARAMKVKITTVQQDADRFDWGTNKWDLIVLSYAGGREYAPKVMQALKPGGLVVLEGFHKDATQTMKIGDGVVYSTNELKTLYSAAGLKIVRYEEPLGTADFGKREVRLVKLVARK is encoded by the coding sequence CCAGACGGCAGCGCCGGCTACTGCGCCTGCCACGTCGAAGGCCTTGCCCAAGCTGCCGCCACCCCCGACGCTGCCGGCCAATGCTACGGCGGCCCAGAAAGAAGAATACCAGCGGCAGACCGCCGACTACGAGCGGCGGCGCTGGAATTATGTGCTAACCGATTCGGCGGCCCGGGTTCGAGTGCTGAACGAGGCCCCCAATACGCTACTGGTGGAATCCGTGAAAAATCATCCGGTGGGCACGGCGCTGGACGTGGGCATGGGTGAGGGCCGTAACGCCTTGTATCTGGCTCAGCTGGGCTGGCAGGTAACGGGCGTCGATATTGCCGATGAGGCCCTGGCCTACGCCCAGAAAAAAGCCCGGGCAATGAAGGTCAAAATCACCACTGTGCAGCAGGATGCGGACCGCTTCGACTGGGGCACCAACAAGTGGGACCTGATTGTGCTGTCCTACGCCGGGGGCCGCGAATACGCGCCAAAAGTAATGCAGGCTCTGAAGCCCGGGGGCCTGGTGGTGCTGGAAGGCTTCCACAAGGATGCCACGCAGACGATGAAAATCGGGGACGGCGTGGTGTACAGCACCAATGAGCTCAAAACGCTTTACAGCGCTGCTGGCCTGAAAATCGTGCGCTACGAGGAACCCCTGGGCACGGCCGACTTTGGCAAGCGTGAAGTGCGCCTTGTGAAGCTGGTAGCCCGCAAGTAG
- a CDS encoding YeiH family protein → MKASHPAPPVLPHPAEARSAFAAFLVHPLPVFGLSVTPQQLIFSLAVLVCVSPLGSPPLALLLGLVVALVVGNPFLSLSRRVTSKLLQWSVIGLGFGMNAQAAVQAGREGLLFTVASISTTLVLGYFVGRWLKLNPKTTHLIASGTAICGGSAIAAVGPVLRADESQMSVALGAVFILNSIALFVFPMLGHELHMSQNQFGLWCAIAIHDTSSVVGAASHYGDQALQIATTVKLARALWIIPVALGTAFLFKTPGAKVKLPYFILGFIGAMLLNTYVPALQPLAPVAVKLAKIGLTLTLFLIGAGLSAQVLRSVGVRPFVQALLLWVVISVTSLYAILHTVS, encoded by the coding sequence ATGAAAGCGTCCCACCCCGCCCCACCCGTATTGCCGCACCCCGCGGAAGCCCGCAGCGCATTTGCGGCTTTCCTGGTTCATCCTCTGCCGGTCTTCGGCCTTAGCGTTACTCCCCAGCAGCTGATTTTTAGTTTGGCCGTACTTGTGTGCGTGTCGCCGCTGGGGTCCCCGCCGCTGGCGCTGCTGCTGGGGCTGGTCGTAGCCCTAGTTGTGGGCAACCCGTTTCTGAGCTTGAGCCGCCGGGTTACCAGCAAGCTGCTGCAGTGGTCGGTTATTGGCCTGGGCTTTGGCATGAATGCACAGGCCGCAGTACAGGCCGGGCGGGAAGGGCTGCTTTTCACGGTGGCCTCTATTAGCACCACGCTGGTACTGGGCTACTTTGTGGGCCGCTGGCTGAAGCTCAATCCCAAAACCACCCACCTTATTGCCAGCGGCACCGCTATTTGTGGTGGCAGCGCTATTGCGGCCGTGGGCCCGGTGCTGCGGGCCGATGAGTCGCAAATGTCAGTGGCCCTCGGGGCGGTGTTCATCTTGAATTCCATTGCTTTGTTCGTGTTTCCAATGCTGGGTCACGAACTGCACATGAGCCAGAACCAGTTTGGCCTCTGGTGCGCCATTGCCATCCACGATACCAGCTCGGTGGTGGGCGCGGCCAGCCACTACGGCGACCAGGCCCTGCAGATTGCCACCACCGTAAAGCTGGCCCGGGCCCTATGGATTATCCCGGTGGCCCTGGGCACGGCGTTTCTCTTCAAAACCCCGGGGGCCAAAGTCAAGCTGCCCTATTTTATTCTGGGCTTTATCGGGGCCATGCTGCTCAATACCTACGTGCCCGCCCTCCAGCCCCTGGCGCCGGTGGCTGTGAAGCTGGCCAAAATCGGCCTTACCCTAACGTTGTTTCTGATTGGGGCCGGCCTCTCGGCTCAGGTGCTGCGCTCGGTGGGCGTGCGTCCCTTCGTTCAGGCCTTGCTGCTGTGGGTGGTGATTTCCGTGACTTCGCTCTACGCCATTCTGCACACGGTCAGCTAA
- a CDS encoding LysR substrate-binding domain-containing protein, translated as MPDFRLRVFQSVARHLSFTKAAQELFITQPAITKHIRELERSYGQRLFERRGNRVSLTEAGRLLLSHADAVETLHQQLTDQLHGLHAEAAGRLRLGASTTLAQYVLPPLLPGFQARYPHVELILHNGNSEQIAEALLHGHIDLGFVEGQVKNRDLHYEHLLDDELVAVRRATAAGVPAEPLSLRKTLEHPLVLRERGSGTLEVLEFALKAHKTKLSDLRVALYLDNTEAIKSYLEAAPNCLGFVSKRALHKELEAGRLEIVPVQDLQLPRQFEAVWLQGQPLAVPARRFLLYAQQEFSKDTIT; from the coding sequence ATGCCCGATTTTCGTCTTCGCGTTTTTCAGTCGGTGGCCCGGCACCTGAGCTTCACCAAGGCCGCCCAGGAACTCTTTATTACCCAGCCAGCCATTACCAAGCATATCCGGGAGCTGGAGCGCAGCTACGGGCAACGCCTGTTTGAGCGGCGCGGCAACCGCGTGAGCCTCACCGAAGCCGGCCGCCTGCTGCTCAGCCACGCCGACGCCGTAGAAACCCTGCACCAGCAGCTCACCGACCAGCTCCACGGCCTGCACGCCGAAGCAGCGGGCCGCCTGCGCCTGGGAGCCAGCACCACGCTGGCCCAGTACGTGCTGCCCCCGCTGCTGCCCGGCTTTCAGGCCCGCTACCCCCACGTCGAGCTGATTCTGCACAACGGCAACTCCGAGCAGATTGCCGAAGCCCTGCTCCACGGCCACATCGACCTGGGCTTTGTGGAAGGCCAGGTGAAAAACCGGGACCTGCACTACGAGCACCTGCTCGACGATGAGCTAGTAGCCGTACGCCGAGCCACCGCGGCGGGAGTACCGGCCGAGCCCCTGTCGTTGCGCAAGACCCTGGAGCACCCGCTGGTGCTGCGGGAGCGGGGCTCGGGCACGCTGGAAGTGCTGGAGTTTGCCCTGAAAGCCCACAAAACCAAGCTTTCCGATCTGCGGGTAGCCTTATACCTGGATAATACCGAAGCCATTAAGTCGTATCTGGAGGCGGCGCCCAACTGTCTGGGGTTCGTCTCGAAACGGGCGCTGCATAAGGAACTGGAAGCCGGACGACTAGAAATTGTGCCGGTGCAGGATCTGCAATTGCCCCGGCAGTTTGAGGCCGTGTGGCTGCAGGGCCAACCCTTGGCGGTGCCCGCCCGGCGGTTTCTGCTGTACGCGCAACAAGAATTCAGCAAGGATACTATAACCTGA